One part of the Panthera leo isolate Ple1 chromosome D4, P.leo_Ple1_pat1.1, whole genome shotgun sequence genome encodes these proteins:
- the PTGDS gene encoding prostaglandin-H2 D-isomerase: MAALHTLWMGLVLLGVLGVLQTRAQAQVSLQPNFQQDKFLGRWFTSGLASNSSWFREKKNALSMCISVVAPSAEGGLNLTTTFLRKDQCETRTLLLRPAETPGCYSYTSPHWGSTHDVWVVATDYEEYALLYTAGTKSPGQDFHMATLYSRTQTPRAEVKEKFSTFAKTRGFTEDAIVFLPKTDRCMEEHR, from the exons ATGGCCGCTCTGCACACGCTGTGGATGGGGCTGGTCCTGCTGGGAGTCCTGGGAGTCCTGCAGACGCGGGCCCAGGCCCAGGTCTCCCTGCAGCCCAACTTCCAACAGGACAAG TTCCTGGGGCGCTGGTTCACCTCGGGCCTCGCCTCCAACTCGAGCTGGTTCCGGGAGAAGAAGAACGCGCTGTCCATGTGCATATCAGTGGTGGCCCCCAGCGCGGAAGGAGGCCTCAACCTCACCACCACCTTCCTCAG GAAAGACCAGTGTGAGACCCGGACCCTGCTGCTGCGGCCGGCGGAAACCCCAGGCTGCTACAGCTACACGAGTCCCC ACTGGGGCAGCACCCACGACGTGTGGGTGGTGGCGACAGACTATGAGGAGTACGCGCTTTTGTACACGGCGGGCACAAAAAGCCCGGGCCAGGACTTCCACATGGCCACTCTCTACA gccGCACCCAGACCCCAAGGGCTGAGGTAAAGGAGAAATTCAGCACCTTTGCCAAGACCCGGGGCTTCACAGAGGATGCCATTGTCTTCCTGCCCAAGACCG ACCGGTGCATGGAGGAGCACAGATAG
- the LCNL1 gene encoding lipocalin-like 1 protein has translation MPQALLIGSLFVLLRLSLGQGQVPIQANFDASQFQGTWYVVGVASDDQDFLNSKDDTKMPVVLVTPLDNGDLALKFGYPTPDGGCQKMLTTFTKGAADGQFSNAAMAQTDIRVVSTDYEHFAVLYVETRKAGVRSVWLQLYARAPELFPEGAQKMQQLAPQVGLNPSQGALLPQSDQCAGAFS, from the exons ATGCCACAGGCCCTGCTCATCGGCTCCCTCTTTGTCCTGCTCAGGCTGTCCCTAGGCCAGGGCCAGGTCCCCATCCAGGCCAACTTCGATGCCAGCCAG TTCCAGGGCACCTGGTACGTGGTCGGGGTGGCCTCAGACGACCAGGACTTCCTGAACTCCAAGGACGACACAAAGATGCCCGTGGTCTTGGTGACCCCCCTGGACAACGGTGACCTGGCCCTCAAGTTCGGGTACCCTAC gcccgACGGCGGGTGCCAGAAGATGCTCACGACCTTCACGAAGGGGGCTGCTGACGGGCAGTTCAGCAACGCGG CCATGGCGCAGACTGACATCCGGGTGGTGAGCACCGACTACGAGCACTTCGCCGTGCTCTACGTGGAGACCCGGAAGGCAGGCGTCAGGAGCGTCTGGCTGCAGCTCTACG cccgCGCCCCGGAGCTGTTTCCTGAAGGTGCCCAGAAAATGCAGCAGCTGGCACCCCAAGTGGGCCTAAACCCCAGCCAGGGCGCCCTGCTGCCCCAGTCCG ACCAGTGTGCTGGCGCCTTCTCCTAG
- the PAXX gene encoding protein PAXX isoform X2, with protein sequence MVPPPLCTLPPGPGPPRFVCYCEGEGSEDGGRGGFNLYVTDAAELWSTCFTADSLEALVGIGAPGQAWKPPALRTCSADHLWDRRGRSGIAKARLGLSAAEEITPRFRAACEQQAVTFALREDGASLTLSGGPWALDFELSKVPGPEAASRLQALTLGLAEQVCNLKRQLAGLQAAAASPKKSPCLAGPQFFLPDPDPQRGGPGLGVRRRCPGESLINPGFKRNQPVV encoded by the exons ATGGTGCCGCCGCCTCTCTGCACGCTGCCGCCGGGGCCCGGGCCCCCGCGCTTCGTGTGCTATTGCGAGGGGGAGGGAAGCGAGGACGGAGGCCGCGGCGGCTTCAACCTCTA tgTGACGGACGCCGCGGAACTCTGGAGCACCTGCTTCACGGCGGACAGCCTGGAGGCCCTCGTGGGTATCGGGGCTCCCGGGCAGGCCTGGAAGCCCCCGGCACTCCGTACCTGCAGTGCGGACCACCTCTGGGATCGCAGGGGGCGGTCTGGGATCGCG AAAGCCCGTTTGGGCCTGAGTGCGGCTGAGGAGATCACCCCCCGGTTCAG GGCGGCCTGTGAGCAGCAAGCTGTGACTTTCGCCCTGCGGGAGGATGGAGCATCCCTAACCCTTTCCggggggccctgggccctggaTTTTGAGCTCTCCAAGGTGCCGGGCCCAGAGGCAGCCTCCAGGTTGCAGGCACTGACGCTGGGTCTGGCAGAGCAAGTGTGCAACTTGAAGAGGCAgctggcag GCCTGCAGGCGGCAGCCGCCAGCCCCAAAAAGAGCCCTTGTCTGGCAGGGCCTCAGTTCTTCTTACCAG ACCCCGACCCTCAGAGAGGCGGCCCTGGACTTGGGGTCAGGAGGCGGTGCCCAGGAGAGTCCCTCATCAACCCTGGCTTCAAGAG AAACCAGCCAGTGGTGTAG
- the PAXX gene encoding protein PAXX isoform X1, with the protein MVPPPLCTLPPGPGPPRFVCYCEGEGSEDGGRGGFNLYVTDAAELWSTCFTADSLEALVGIGAPGQAWKPPALRTCSADHLWDRRGRSGIAKARLGLSAAEEITPRFRAACEQQAVTFALREDGASLTLSGGPWALDFELSKVPGPEAASRLQALTLGLAEQVCNLKRQLAGLQAAAASPKKSPCLAGPQFFLPDPDPQRGGPGLGVRRRCPGESLINPGFKSKKPASGVDFDSP; encoded by the exons ATGGTGCCGCCGCCTCTCTGCACGCTGCCGCCGGGGCCCGGGCCCCCGCGCTTCGTGTGCTATTGCGAGGGGGAGGGAAGCGAGGACGGAGGCCGCGGCGGCTTCAACCTCTA tgTGACGGACGCCGCGGAACTCTGGAGCACCTGCTTCACGGCGGACAGCCTGGAGGCCCTCGTGGGTATCGGGGCTCCCGGGCAGGCCTGGAAGCCCCCGGCACTCCGTACCTGCAGTGCGGACCACCTCTGGGATCGCAGGGGGCGGTCTGGGATCGCG AAAGCCCGTTTGGGCCTGAGTGCGGCTGAGGAGATCACCCCCCGGTTCAG GGCGGCCTGTGAGCAGCAAGCTGTGACTTTCGCCCTGCGGGAGGATGGAGCATCCCTAACCCTTTCCggggggccctgggccctggaTTTTGAGCTCTCCAAGGTGCCGGGCCCAGAGGCAGCCTCCAGGTTGCAGGCACTGACGCTGGGTCTGGCAGAGCAAGTGTGCAACTTGAAGAGGCAgctggcag GCCTGCAGGCGGCAGCCGCCAGCCCCAAAAAGAGCCCTTGTCTGGCAGGGCCTCAGTTCTTCTTACCAG ACCCCGACCCTCAGAGAGGCGGCCCTGGACTTGGGGTCAGGAGGCGGTGCCCAGGAGAGTCCCTCATCAACCCTGGCTTCAAGAG tAAGAAACCAGCCAGTGGTGTAGACTTTGACAGCCCCTGA
- the PAXX gene encoding protein PAXX isoform X3, translating to MVPPPLCTLPPGPGPPRFVCYCEGEGSEDGGRGGFNLYVTDAAELWSTCFTADSLEALKARLGLSAAEEITPRFRAACEQQAVTFALREDGASLTLSGGPWALDFELSKVPGPEAASRLQALTLGLAEQVCNLKRQLAGLQAAAASPKKSPCLAGPQFFLPDPDPQRGGPGLGVRRRCPGESLINPGFKSKKPASGVDFDSP from the exons ATGGTGCCGCCGCCTCTCTGCACGCTGCCGCCGGGGCCCGGGCCCCCGCGCTTCGTGTGCTATTGCGAGGGGGAGGGAAGCGAGGACGGAGGCCGCGGCGGCTTCAACCTCTA tgTGACGGACGCCGCGGAACTCTGGAGCACCTGCTTCACGGCGGACAGCCTGGAGGCCCTC AAAGCCCGTTTGGGCCTGAGTGCGGCTGAGGAGATCACCCCCCGGTTCAG GGCGGCCTGTGAGCAGCAAGCTGTGACTTTCGCCCTGCGGGAGGATGGAGCATCCCTAACCCTTTCCggggggccctgggccctggaTTTTGAGCTCTCCAAGGTGCCGGGCCCAGAGGCAGCCTCCAGGTTGCAGGCACTGACGCTGGGTCTGGCAGAGCAAGTGTGCAACTTGAAGAGGCAgctggcag GCCTGCAGGCGGCAGCCGCCAGCCCCAAAAAGAGCCCTTGTCTGGCAGGGCCTCAGTTCTTCTTACCAG ACCCCGACCCTCAGAGAGGCGGCCCTGGACTTGGGGTCAGGAGGCGGTGCCCAGGAGAGTCCCTCATCAACCCTGGCTTCAAGAG tAAGAAACCAGCCAGTGGTGTAGACTTTGACAGCCCCTGA
- the PAXX gene encoding protein PAXX isoform X4 has translation MVPPPLCTLPPGPGPPRFVCYCEGEGSEDGGRGGFNLYVTDAAELWSTCFTADSLEALVGIGAPGQAWKPPALRTCSADHLWDRRGRSGIAKARLGLSAAEEITPRFRPAGGSRQPQKEPLSGRASVLLTRPRPSERRPWTWGQEAVPRRVPHQPWLQEKPASGVDFDSP, from the exons ATGGTGCCGCCGCCTCTCTGCACGCTGCCGCCGGGGCCCGGGCCCCCGCGCTTCGTGTGCTATTGCGAGGGGGAGGGAAGCGAGGACGGAGGCCGCGGCGGCTTCAACCTCTA tgTGACGGACGCCGCGGAACTCTGGAGCACCTGCTTCACGGCGGACAGCCTGGAGGCCCTCGTGGGTATCGGGGCTCCCGGGCAGGCCTGGAAGCCCCCGGCACTCCGTACCTGCAGTGCGGACCACCTCTGGGATCGCAGGGGGCGGTCTGGGATCGCG AAAGCCCGTTTGGGCCTGAGTGCGGCTGAGGAGATCACCCCCCGGTTCAG GCCTGCAGGCGGCAGCCGCCAGCCCCAAAAAGAGCCCTTGTCTGGCAGGGCCTCAGTTCTTCTTACCAG ACCCCGACCCTCAGAGAGGCGGCCCTGGACTTGGGGTCAGGAGGCGGTGCCCAGGAGAGTCCCTCATCAACCCTGGCTTCAAGAG AAACCAGCCAGTGGTGTAGACTTTGACAGCCCCTGA
- the CLIC3 gene encoding chloride intracellular channel protein 3, with product MAETAKLQLFVKASEDGESVGHCPSCQRLFMVLLLKGVPFTLTTVDIRRSPDVLKDFAPGSQLPILLHDGDTKTDTLQIEEFLEETLGPPEFPSLAPRYRESATAGNDVFHRFSAFIKNPVPTQDDALYQLLLRALTRLDSYLRAPLEHELVREPQLGESRRRFLDGDQLTLADCRLLPKLHIVDTVCAHFRGAPIPAELRGVRRYLDGALQVKEFKYTCPHSAEILAAYRTAVRPR from the exons ATGGCAGAGACGGCTAAGCTCCAGCTGTTTGTTAAG GCAAGCGAGGATGGTGAGAGCGTGGGACACTGCCCTTCCTGTCAGCGGCTCTTCATGGTCCTGCTCCTCAAGGGCGTGCCCTTCACCCTCACCACCGTGGACATCCGCAG GTCCCCGGATGTGCTTAAGGACTTCGCTCCCGGCTCGCAGCTGCCCATCCTTCTCCACGATGGCGACACCAAAACGGACACACTGCAGATCGAGGAGTTTCTGGAGGAGACGCTGGGGCCCCCCGA ATTCCCCAGCCTGGCGCCCCGCTACCGGGAGTCCGCCACGGCGGGCAACGACGTCTTTCACAGGTTCTCCGCCTTCATCAAGAACCCGGTGCCCACGCAGGACGATG ccctgtaCCAGCTGCTGCTGCGCGCCCTCACCAGGCTGGACAGCTACCTGCGCGCGCCGCTGGAGCACGAGCTGGTGCGGGAACCGCAGCTTGGCGAGTCGCGCCGCCGCTTCCTGGACGGCGACCAGCTCACGCTGGCTGACTGTAGGCTGCTGCCCAAGTTGCACATCGTGGAC ACGGTGTGCGCGCACTTCCGCGGGGCGCCCATACCCGCCGAGCTGCGCGGCGTCCGCCGCTACCTGGACGGCGCGCTGCAGGTGAAGGAGTTCAAGTACACGTGTCCACACAGCGCGGAGATCCTAGCGGCTTACCGGACGGCGGTGCGCCCCCGCTAG